From one Chloroflexota bacterium genomic stretch:
- a CDS encoding polymer-forming cytoskeletal protein has product MKVYSAQLRWLLMLVMVFTLTLGFASTAYAFENIDDGNLPAGEVVDDDLFIFGENVVVDGTINGDLFAFGNTVVVNGTVNGSLFSGAQSVTVNGAVSGSVYTGTSYTQIGSNAEIGRNLFFGGFALDVQEGASISQDIAVGGYQAVVNGDIGRDLYAGAGALEINGSVGGDVKAEVEGPTQDVGPTPYMPFTPPGAPAMLPTGLRISEDAQIGGQIAYTSPIDQGNTIETDPAGGVVFSTPVPDTTPGHTPEVSAQFNVGRWLLQRAREFFTLLVLGGFILWLLPDLLNKVVAKVQSEPLPSTGWGFVTIIVGYAGAVVAAGLVLALAIFFGVLTLGGLGRSIFGVGFSSLGLVMAIFVLLISYGSKLVVAFWGGKWILSKLAPQAAESKIWPLVLGVVLYVLLRAIPVLGWVIGVIVTLLGLGAMWLVFREWQKPAGAGEVVAVA; this is encoded by the coding sequence ATGAAAGTTTATTCTGCACAACTACGCTGGCTGCTGATGCTGGTGATGGTTTTCACGCTCACTCTTGGCTTTGCCAGCACTGCCTATGCCTTTGAAAATATCGATGATGGCAATCTCCCGGCCGGAGAAGTCGTTGATGATGATCTGTTTATCTTTGGAGAAAATGTGGTCGTCGACGGAACCATCAACGGCGACCTGTTCGCCTTTGGGAATACGGTGGTCGTCAATGGCACCGTCAACGGCAGCCTGTTTTCAGGTGCGCAGTCTGTGACCGTTAATGGCGCAGTCAGCGGCAGTGTTTATACAGGCACAAGTTATACCCAAATCGGCTCAAACGCCGAGATTGGGCGCAACCTATTTTTCGGCGGCTTCGCCCTGGATGTTCAGGAAGGCGCAAGTATCAGCCAGGATATTGCCGTTGGCGGCTATCAGGCCGTAGTGAATGGTGATATTGGCCGCGATCTCTATGCTGGCGCGGGCGCGCTGGAAATCAATGGCTCGGTTGGCGGTGATGTCAAGGCTGAAGTCGAAGGGCCAACTCAGGATGTAGGCCCAACCCCCTATATGCCGTTCACGCCTCCAGGCGCACCCGCCATGCTCCCCACTGGATTGCGAATTTCTGAAGATGCTCAAATCGGCGGGCAGATCGCTTATACCAGCCCGATTGACCAGGGGAATACTATCGAAACGGACCCTGCTGGCGGCGTGGTCTTCAGCACCCCGGTTCCCGACACAACCCCCGGTCATACGCCTGAAGTTAGCGCACAATTTAACGTAGGCCGTTGGTTACTGCAACGCGCACGCGAGTTCTTCACGTTATTGGTGCTGGGTGGTTTCATCCTGTGGCTGCTGCCAGATCTGCTCAATAAAGTTGTCGCCAAAGTTCAAAGCGAACCGTTACCCTCCACCGGATGGGGTTTCGTAACCATCATCGTGGGGTATGCAGGTGCAGTTGTTGCCGCCGGATTAGTGCTGGCGCTGGCGATATTCTTCGGCGTGCTGACTCTCGGCGGGCTAGGGCGCTCTATCTTTGGGGTGGGCTTCTCATCCCTGGGCTTGGTAATGGCAATTTTTGTCCTGCTAATAAGCTACGGCTCCAAGCTGGTAGTGGCTTTCTGGGGCGGCAAATGGATTTTATCCAAACTGGCTCCCCAAGCTGCTGAGAGCAAAATTTGGCCGCTGGTGTTGGGAGTGGTGCTCTACGTACTGCTGCGGGCAATCCCTGTGCTGGGTTGGGTTATCGGCGTAATCGTCACCTTACTCGGTTTAGGCGCCATGTGGCTGGTCTTCCGTGAGTGGCAGAAACCTGCAGGTGCGGGTGAAGTCGTAGCCGTTGCCTAA
- a CDS encoding PspC domain-containing protein: MSISRTKLRRSHRDRVVAGVCGGLGEFFGISTFWFRLAFLIALIPGGIPGLLPYMILWIVIPTD, encoded by the coding sequence ATGTCTATTTCAAGAACCAAGTTGCGACGCTCACATCGTGACCGTGTGGTTGCCGGAGTATGTGGTGGATTGGGAGAATTCTTCGGGATCAGTACCTTTTGGTTTCGGCTGGCCTTCCTGATCGCGCTGATACCCGGCGGTATTCCGGGATTGCTACCCTATATGATCTTGTGGATCGTCATCCCAACCGACTAA
- a CDS encoding carboxymuconolactone decarboxylase family protein, protein MTTRFDDFRAYRQKMNERIFEIDHLGIKRFFNLDTAAYRDGALDSKTKELLGLVASAVLRCNDCIDYHLEQCVNIGWSDEELYDALNVALLVGGSIVIPHLRHAVETIDLLRAEQI, encoded by the coding sequence ATGACCACACGCTTCGATGACTTCCGCGCCTACCGACAAAAGATGAACGAACGCATCTTCGAAATTGACCATCTCGGTATCAAACGCTTCTTCAACCTTGATACGGCTGCGTATCGCGATGGAGCATTGGACTCCAAGACCAAAGAATTGTTGGGGCTGGTCGCATCGGCAGTGTTGCGCTGCAACGATTGCATTGATTACCATTTAGAGCAATGCGTCAATATCGGCTGGAGCGATGAAGAACTCTACGATGCCCTAAACGTCGCTTTACTTGTCGGCGGCAGCATTGTCATCCCCCATCTACGCCATGCCGTGGAAACAATTGACCTGCTACGCGCAGAGCAAATCTGA